In Clostridium omnivorum, the DNA window GCCAGCTAGTAGAGCTGCTTTTATCTTTTACCCAGACTGGTATACCGGCTTCATCCATAGGAGAATCCCCAACTCTATATTCCCATTTATGATCATCAATAGAACATGAAGTTTTAAGGACTTCCTCTGCATATACAGAATGCACGCTGGCAAAAAGTATAAAAATCACTAAAGCAAAAAACAGTTTCTTCATTAGCAAGTCCCCCTTAAGTATATGTTTATACATATTATATCAAAATTTTACCTAAATTTACATAAGCCGAAATAAATTTGTCGAAATATACCTGGCATAACCCTCTAAAAAATTCATATGGATACGTATATTCAATAGGCGCAAAATATAACACAAGTTACGAAAGAGGTAAAGTATGCTAAGTATTAGAACTAGAAAAAGTAGAAAAAACAAAGTAGTAAAAATTTTGCAGGTTAAGGATTTGAAAATAGACCATACAGAAAATAAAAGCTTTACTGAGGTAGAAGAAGAGCTGACACTAGAGCAGTATGTGAAGGATAGGGATTTTTTAGAGGCAAAGGATGTATATAATATTACTTTGAGCTTATGCGAAACACTGATCAATTTAAATAGTTTAAACTATTCTATTGAGTGCAGTCAGCTTATCCCTTCAAATATTACCATAAATGATAACATGAAAATTTATATAAAGAATTTAGGAGTTTCAAAGTATTTTCATTTAAGCAATAGCAATTCTATGAGTATATCAAGCTTTAAAAGTACATATGATAATCAGCAGAAGCTTGAGCAAATTATAAATACTTTGGGTATACTTATGTATTTTATGGCTACAGGTAAAGAACCAGTTACAATGTTACAGCCGCTTTTAGAGGATAGCTATGGCAGCAATGTAGAAAGTAATCTAAAAAGAATAATACAAAGGTGTTTTCATATTGATATAAAAAAGAGATATGTTTCAATTGAAGAGCTAAATAAAGAAATAATTATCCAACTTATGATAAAAAATAAATATGAAAAGATAGAAAAGTTATGCAGCACTTATAGTGATTCAAGTAATCCTTTAGGTTATAATAGGTTAACAAGGGTACATAAGCGTAAAGCTAAAAGAAACTTTAACACAGTATTATCGAAGATTAACGCTACTTTATCAACATTATTATAAAGTAATAAATAATTTATATTTTAAAATGGGTGAGAGCTTATGAAAATTTTAATTATGAAAATTACACTAAGAGCTTCTTGGGTACATTCCTTAAAGGAAAAGAGAATGGTTGTAAAAAGTATTGTTCAAAAGCTTAAGAACAAATTCAACATATCTGTAGCTGAAGTTGATGAGCAGGATATTCATCAGATCATAGTTATAGGTATTGCTGCAGTATGCGGAAGTTCAGCTCAGGTGGATTCTACAATGGAAAATATAATTGATTTTGTTGAAGCTAATACAGATGCAGAATTAGTTGATATTGCTAGAGATGATGCCATTGGATATTTTGATGATAATAAGCTTAATATTTAAGCTTTACTGTAAATATTGGTGTATAATAGATGTAATATATAATCCTTAAAGTTTTCTGAAAGGGATGAGATAATGAAACCAACAATTTTATTGTTTAATATAACGGATAAAACTAAATATGCCAATATTTTAAAGGCGGCCATGCCGCTTAAGGTGAGAATTAAGAAGGTAGACAGGGAGGATTATCTGCAGCCAATTGGCTATTTAGCAGGTAAGAAGGAAATTGCTTCTGTACCAGAAAAGTACGAAGGTTCAGAGTTTGATGAAGAAATGCTTTTGATTTCTGATTTTACAGATGCAATGCTAAATCAATTGCTGAATGCTTTGAGAAAATCAGCTGTAAAGATTAATTTCAAAGCTGTTTTGACTCAGACTAATGAAAAATGGAACCCAATACAGTTATATGAAGAATTAGGTAAAGAGCATGAACAATTAAATAAATAGGGTAATAAGCTAAGGGGTCTGTGCAATACACAGACCCCTTAACTTCAGCAATTAAATTGCAAACCTCTCAAAGTGAATATTTTCTTTAGGTACTCCTAAACTATTCAAGTTCTTAATTTGAATATCCATCATAATAGGAGGACCACAAATGTAAAAGTCATATTCAAGTACATCCTCCAAATATTTTTTAATAATATTAGTGTCTATATAACCCTTTTCTCCTGTATAAGTATTATCATTTGAAAGAATAGGCACGAATTTAAAATCTTTAAATTTTGATGTATAGTCATCTAACTCATCTTTACATATAACCTCAGATAGATCTCTGGCACCCCACAGCAGCACCACTTTTTTGCTATTATCAGTTGAATTCATATGCCTTAACATTGCTAAAAAAGGAGTTATTCCTATGCCGCCAGCAATAAAGCATATTTTTTTATTTTCAGGTCTTTTTAAATATGAAAATGAACCAAAAGCTCCATCAATATATGCACTATCACCAACCTTTACTTTGCTTAGTTTGTTTGTAAAGTCGCCGAGTTGTTTTACTGTTATAGAAACAAAATCCTGCTCAGAAGGGTCTGAGGAAATAGTAAAGGGATGCTCATCACGTGGGACTTCAAGATTATAGATTCTCACATATAAAAACTGGCCAGGAAGATAATTAAAAACTTTCCCCTGCGATGGCTTGAATTTAAGGGTGACAATGTTATTAGAGTTATTAATAACTTCAGATACAGTATATTTTTTGTTTTTATTAAAATATACCTTAATTATTTTATGATTAAAATATAGCGCAAATGGTACAACAAAATAAATTATTAATATGGTTTCTAAATAAATATTTGAACTAACGGAATATGCAAGTAAAATATGAACTAAGAGAACTATGAGACCTATAAGTGTAATGTTGTGTATCAAAACCTTATATTGATATTTAAGGTTGAGCATCTTATTCAAAAGGCTTCGAATATAATCTGCAGGTTTAAATTTGAAGAACAGTTTATTTATCATCATAAGTATGCTGAATACGCTTATACTAATAAAAATTATAAAGGCAGCATCGCCTAAAGAGGTTTGAAAGGATTCTGAAAAGTAGATTTCTTTTAGCATCTTATGTGTAAAAGCAAAAATTATGGCTAAAACAGCAATTATCATATGGAATCTGTATATTCTGTCCATGCCGAAGAGCCTATCAATAATCTTAGTTCTTGATGTTAATAAAAACTGAAAAGCAAAAAGTACATAAGCTGTTATTCCAAATATTCCAGATAAAATTAATAAGGAATCAGAGTTACTGTTTATAGAAGTTGTAACATAAAAAGTTGATGGTAAAATAGCCGCAAAGATATAAAAGAGAATCCATAATAAACGTTTTGATTTCATTCTAACACGTCCTTTATACTAAAAATAAAATTTTATATTAAGAAATAATCGTTGTTATTTAAATTGTAGTACGATTTGGTAAATAATTCAATAATGTTTTTCCTTGGTTTTCTCCAAGTTTTTACTATATATTTTAATTTAACTAAGAAATAATTGAAATATAGCGTTAGTGGGTGGAAAAAAAACTAGAAAAAGGGGTGTTTTTCAATTATAATATGATTAATAAGTAGGTTTTAAAGATTATGTAATAAGTGGTAGAAATAAGTAAAATAAAAAAGTGTGTTCTTACAAAAAGAGATTTAGTAGGAGAGTTGTTATATGAACAGACAAGCTATAAGAGGAAAAATAGATATGCTACTTAAAGAAGTTGATAAATTAAGATTTATTGATTCGAGACGGGCAATGGAAATTTCAAATGATGCACTTATTTTATGTAAACAAATAGACTACGTACTTGGTGAGAAATTAGCTAATTTTTATATAGCAAACTGTTATTATAATATTGGTGAAAATGACAGTGCATTATCTTTACTACTTGATTCTCTTCATTATTTTGTTAAGGAAGAATTACAGGATCTTAAATGGATGGCATATAATTTACTTGGAATTTTATTTCTTCATATTGGTGATATGGATAGAAGTATGGATTCTCATAATAATGCTCTGGCAGCTGCTGAAGAAATTGATAAAGGGAAAAAATATAACAGTGAATTTAATTCTAAAAAGTCATTGGTAAGAACTTTTAACAATATATCAGAAAATTATAAGGAACTTAAGCAATATAAAGAAGCATTGAATTTCTGTAAAAAGGCATATGATATTGATATAGAATTTGAGTATAGTTTATCACAAGGTATAGTGCTGTTGTCTTTAGGTGAAATATATTATTTAATGGGAGACTATGAAAAGGCAGATAATATTGCTTATAAGTCACTAGAGTATATAAGAAAATATAAGTATATTATAGCTGAGGCAGATGCATATAAATTGATGGCTTTAACCTCATGGAGAAAAGGCAATTATGACAAGGTAGATGAATATTTTCATATCGCAATGAATTTAAATGAGAAAGAAGCAGTACCAGGTTATTATATTGATTCGTTAATAAGTTATTTTGAATATCTAAAAGAACAAAATAGAAGTACTGAAGCTATAGAAGTATTAACTAATGCATGTAATTTATCAATACAATTCAAGTTGTTTGAAAAGACATCTAAAATATCTATTATGTTATCAAAGTTTTATGGTGATTTGGGAGATTATAAAAATTCTTTCGAATACACTAAACTTCATTATGATTATGAAGAATTATATTCAGAGACATATCACACTAATATTATCAATAGTCTAAATATAAAAAAGAAAATTCAGGAGATTGAAAAAGAGAATAATAATCTACAGATTCAAAGGCAATCATTAGAAATGCTCGTTGATAAAATTTCTATAATAAGTGAGTTAGGTCAAAGAATAACCTCCACATTAAATATGGATTTATTAATGGAAATACTTTATTCAAGCATTAAAAGTTTTATGAAATTATCGTATTTTGCAGTTGGTCTTTACGATGAAAAGGATTTTTCTGTGAAGTATTTATATATTATGGATAGGGAACAAAGAAAAGAACCACAAGCTGTGCTAATTAATGAAGGACAAACTATTGTAGGGGAGTGTATCAATAGTAAAGAAATAATTGTAATTAATAATGCAAGAAAAGAGACAAAAAGATATATGGATGAAGCAACATTTGATAGAATGTTAAAATATAAAAACAATGCTGAATTAAATTCACTTATGTTTTGCCCTCTTATTATTAATACAAAAGTTATTGGAGTAATGACAGTACAAAGTGAAGAAGAAGAAGCATTTAATCAATATTATGTGGAAATGCTAAAATCACTGTCTGCATATGCTGCCATTGCAATTAATAATGCTATGAAATCAAAAGAATTAGAAGATCTAAATCAAGTTTTATTGTCTTTGGCTGAAAAAGATCAATTAACTGGCATAGCTAATAGAAGGAGATTTGATGACTATATTGAAAATACTTGGAATGCAAGTATGGAAAAGGGAGATAATTTAGCACTATTTGTTATTGATATAGATTATTTTAAAGAATATAACGATAATTATGGACATTTAGAAGGCGATAAATGCCTAGCTTGTATTGCTAAGGCCTTATCATCTATAAATATCAGACCATATTTTATTGCAAGATATGGTGGAGATGAGTTTATGATTGTGCTGTCAAAATGTTCAAGTGGGGAAGCTATTAAATTTGGAGAATTTATAAAAACTACAATTGCAGTGCTTAACATTCCTCATGAATTCTCAAAAATATCAGATAGAGTTACATTGTCAATTGGTATTGCATGCATGGTTCCTAATGAAGATATTAAACTTAAAGAATTTATAAGACAAGCCGATGAGCAGCTTTATGTTGCTAAAAAACTTGGTAAAAATCGAGTTGTATATCGAGGTTGCTAGGGTGATATTCTAAAACCACTGCATATATAAGAATTAGTAAATTGTATGATATAACTGCATTAATAAAGCTCCTTGTATATTTACAAGGAGCTTTGTATTAAGCAAAAGCATCAACCATGTTGTGATTGTAATATTGTTAAGTCTATTGTATATAATGCTATCAATATTATTTTTAATACCACTAATATCATTATTATCTAAATCAAAGAATCTGCCTATATTATAAGATATTTCACTTGATATTAAGTCTTTAGCATAACTCATATATCCGTTTATGACTTCAAAGGAATTTATTCCGTTCATGCAAATCACCCCTTCAAAAGTTACATCGTTATTTATAACCAAAACTTTAGAATAAATGATAAAATATAGTAAATTAGGTATATATTTATGTTTTGCAATTATATAGTATAATTACTTTATTGGATGTTAATTGAGTATAGTTTGCATTTTAACAAAATATTACTCAGCAGAAAACAGGAAGATTTCCTTCTTTTAAAAATGATATACTTCTAACATAAAATAAATTTGTGTGAGGAGCTGTTTTATAAATATGAGTAAAATTGGTATTATCAACTGTTATAATGAGAGCAGAACATGTTCAAGCTATGGATGCTTTAAAGCTTTTAATAATAGAGAGGGATCCTTTAAAAATTATGATAGTAATTCAGAAGTAATGTGTTTTGTTCACTGCAATGGATGCAGCGAAGATTCTGTGCAACAAGTTTTGGAGAAATCAAGAATAATGAAAAATAAGGGTGTTGATACTATTCACTTATCTACATGCATAAAGCTAAAATGTCCACTGTATAATAAGTTTATTGAAGCTTTAGGCAAGGAAATTGATATTGTAGGATATAGTCATGATGTAGATTAAGCTCTTAAAATTAGAAGTTTATGGAGGCCCTAATATGAGAAATAGTGGCATGATATCTGAGAATGAAAAGTGGAGAGCGGTAATAGATTGTGATAAGCAGTACGATGGATTGTTTTATTACGCAGTAAAAACAACTGGCATCGTCTGCAGACCATCCTGCAGGGCTAAAACACCATTGAGAGAAAACATATTGTTTTTTAATAATATTAGTGATGCCATAAAAGAAGGCTTCAGGCCATGCAAGTTATGCAGACCAGATATAACTAATCATGATTATGAGCCTAATAATGAACTTATTCAAAAGGTAAAGGAAAAATTAGATCAAAACTACAGTGAGCCTCTACATTTAGAGGCTATTTCCTGTGAATTTGGTATTAGTGCAAGTCATCTAACCAGATTATTTAAAAGCTTTTATGGGATTTCTCCAATATATTATATTGTTAAATTGAGAGTAGCTAAGGCAATTGAAATGTTTGAACAGACAGACAGGAGCATTCTTGATATAGCCTATGCTGCTGGCTTTAGAAGCTTATCCAACTTTTATAAAAGCTTTAAAGAACATACAGGGCATACGCCAAATGAATACAGAAGGGGCAGCAATTGATAGCAACATCAATAAGTTTTTAGAGGAATAATGTAATTCACTGCAAGTAGATTTGTATGGATAATGTTGTCATTTGAATATATAATTTATTTTAAGAGAATGGGGGTTTTCACTGTGTATCAAATAGTTGATTATCAGAAGGATGATTTTCATACTACATCTGATCCCAGAAAAATAGATATTGATGCTGTATGTTCACTTCTTGCAAAGTCTTATTGGGCAAATTCTCGAGAGAGAGATACAGTTATTAAATCATTAGAGAATTCACTATGCTTTTCTTTATTTCATAAGGAAAGACAAATTGGGCTAGTGAGGGTTATTACAGATGGTGCTACCTATGCATATTTATGTGATGTTATAATTGATGAAGAGTATAGAAATAAAGGATTAGGAACTTGGTTTTTTGAATGCGTTATGAAGCATCCTGATTTGCAGGATTTAAGAAGGTGGAGCCTTGTTACAAAAGATGCACATGAGTTTTATAAAAAGTTTGGCTTCAGTGATTTAAGTAATCCTGAAAAGTATATGGAAAAGTTCAATGGCTAATGTGGGAAGGGGAATTGGGATGGATAATGAGATTTGCACAGGATGAACTTAATTTAAAGCGTTTAGTTGCAATAGCTTATCCTGATAATAAAAGATCTTGTAATGTTATTGAAAAGTTAGGATTTATATATAAGGGAGAACAAGAACATTTTAATGTAAACTTTTCTTATTATGAGCTTGAGTTAAGTAAAATAAAGGAGAATTAAACATGAACAAAAGAAAGTGGACAAAAGAAGAAATTGAAGAGTATAGAAAAATACATGGCGCTCTTTTTTACTGCAATAAGGAAGATTCTAATTTTTTTATTCCAAAAGCCTATGGAATTGGATTAACAGTGAACTGGGCAAACCCAATTACTTGGATATTCATTTTAGCAATTATACTGCTTATTGTTGTACGTAAATTTTTATAAAAAATTTTATTCTTTTATGGTGCTGCAATGGTACGTCATAGAAGAGTCAATAAATAGTAATTCATGGAGGTCATTTAATGAAAAAAGTATATGAAACTGAAAGACTTATATTAAAGGTATTAGACAAGTCCTATGCACAATTGGTTATAGATTATTATTTAAGAAATAAGTCTTTTTTAGAAGAGTGGGAAGCAGGGAAGAGTGAAGAATTTTATACAAAGCAATATCAAGAGGTACAATTAGCCAATGAGTTATCTAATATTGAAAATAAAAGGTCTTTCAGGTTATGGGTTTTCAAAAAGGAAGATAGTAGTAGAATAATAGGTTCTGTTGGCTTTAACAACATTGTATGGGGAGCATTTCTATCTTGTCATCTTGGTTACAAATTAGATAAAGATGAAATGAATAAAGGTTATATAACCGAGGCAATTCAAAAGGGAATTGAAGTTATGTTCAATGAATTTGGACTACATAGAATTGAAGCCAATATTATGCCTAAAAATAAACGCTCCTTAAGGGTAGTTGAGAAGTTAGGATTTTATAACGAAGGGTTGGCATATAAATATTTAAAAATGAATGGTAAATGGGAAGACCACATACACATGGTTTTATTAAACGATAATATATAATAAAGATTCTTCGCATTGTTCCTAAAGAATTTAATAATCAAGAATTTAGCGTTAACACAACTTAGTAAAATACTACGATGTTAAGGAGGACTTTATGTCAGATATTATAATCAAATTACTTGAGGAGTCAGATGAACAGGAACTTTTTACATTTGAACTTAAAAATAGGGCTTTTTTTGAGAGAGTAGGCTTCCCAAGAGGAGATAACTATTATGAATTAAATAATTTCAATACAATAATAAAGAAGTCAATTGAAGATCAAGAGAAAGGATTAGCATATATGTATTTAATTAAGAATCATACAGGAATGATTCTTGGTAGAATAAATTTATTATCAATTGAAAGAGGAATTTTTAATAAGGCTGAACTGGGCTATAGAATGGGCGAGGAACATCAGGGAAAGGGATATGCAACAAGCGCTGTAAAACTTGTTTTAGATGAAGCAGCCAATAAGCATAAGCTTCATAGGATAGAGGCTGGGACATCACCTAATAATATTGGATCCCAAATAGTATTAATAAAGAATAATTTCCAGTTTATTGGGCGTTTTAATAAATATATCTATAAGAATGGAGAATGGTGTGACAGCATATATTTTGAAAGAGTACTTGATTAAATATATACTGACAAATACGGCTAAGACGCATTCTTCTTATATTGTAACTAAACAATACTTTCATTATCCATATAATCAATTGTTAAGTAGTCTGTATTCATTATGAGTACAGGCTTTTTTTGATAATTAATTACCATAAGTTGTATTATTAATTCATTAAAGTGATAAGGACTTGTAATTTATTCTACATATAAAGGTTTAGTTGCAAGAGCTAAATACAATGTTCAAATATTGTTATGGAACCTGCTATTGAGAATAATAAAGATATAATTTTATATTGCTATTTTTTTACTTGTGCATTAAAATATATTTATCGTTAAAATAATTTTATCGTAAAATATATTTTAAAGGGGTGGTCATATGAACATAAAACTTTTAAGGCATAAAAATTTCTCTCTGCTTATAGCTGGAAAATTTATTTCGTTGTTAGGTACTCAGATGCAGGACTTTGTATTATCATTATATGTACTAAAGCAAACCGGCTCTGCTACATTGTTTGGATCAGTACTTATTGCTGCTTTAATTCCTCAGTTGTTATTTTCACCTTTTGCAGGAGTTATTGTGGATTGGATGGATAGAAAGAAAATAATAGTTTATTTAGATTTATTAAGCGGTACAGTAGTTGGGTTATTTGCTTTTATTTATTTAACTAAAGGAACTCTATCTCTAACTAACATATATGTACTTGTTATTGCACTGACTCTTATATCTGCATTTTATCAGCCTGCAGCAGGAACAATTATTCCTTCAGTT includes these proteins:
- a CDS encoding GNAT family N-acetyltransferase; translated protein: MSDIIIKLLEESDEQELFTFELKNRAFFERVGFPRGDNYYELNNFNTIIKKSIEDQEKGLAYMYLIKNHTGMILGRINLLSIERGIFNKAELGYRMGEEHQGKGYATSAVKLVLDEAANKHKLHRIEAGTSPNNIGSQIVLIKNNFQFIGRFNKYIYKNGEWCDSIYFERVLD
- a CDS encoding GNAT family N-acetyltransferase, which gives rise to MYQIVDYQKDDFHTTSDPRKIDIDAVCSLLAKSYWANSRERDTVIKSLENSLCFSLFHKERQIGLVRVITDGATYAYLCDVIIDEEYRNKGLGTWFFECVMKHPDLQDLRRWSLVTKDAHEFYKKFGFSDLSNPEKYMEKFNG
- a CDS encoding bifunctional transcriptional activator/DNA repair enzyme AdaA, producing the protein MRNSGMISENEKWRAVIDCDKQYDGLFYYAVKTTGIVCRPSCRAKTPLRENILFFNNISDAIKEGFRPCKLCRPDITNHDYEPNNELIQKVKEKLDQNYSEPLHLEAISCEFGISASHLTRLFKSFYGISPIYYIVKLRVAKAIEMFEQTDRSILDIAYAAGFRSLSNFYKSFKEHTGHTPNEYRRGSN
- a CDS encoding ferredoxin reductase family protein produces the protein MKSKRLLWILFYIFAAILPSTFYVTTSINSNSDSLLILSGIFGITAYVLFAFQFLLTSRTKIIDRLFGMDRIYRFHMIIAVLAIIFAFTHKMLKEIYFSESFQTSLGDAAFIIFISISVFSILMMINKLFFKFKPADYIRSLLNKMLNLKYQYKVLIHNITLIGLIVLLVHILLAYSVSSNIYLETILIIYFVVPFALYFNHKIIKVYFNKNKKYTVSEVINNSNNIVTLKFKPSQGKVFNYLPGQFLYVRIYNLEVPRDEHPFTISSDPSEQDFVSITVKQLGDFTNKLSKVKVGDSAYIDGAFGSFSYLKRPENKKICFIAGGIGITPFLAMLRHMNSTDNSKKVVLLWGARDLSEVICKDELDDYTSKFKDFKFVPILSNDNTYTGEKGYIDTNIIKKYLEDVLEYDFYICGPPIMMDIQIKNLNSLGVPKENIHFERFAI
- a CDS encoding GNAT family N-acetyltransferase, which codes for MRFAQDELNLKRLVAIAYPDNKRSCNVIEKLGFIYKGEQEHFNVNFSYYELELSKIKEN
- a CDS encoding DUF503 domain-containing protein, which produces MKILIMKITLRASWVHSLKEKRMVVKSIVQKLKNKFNISVAEVDEQDIHQIIVIGIAAVCGSSAQVDSTMENIIDFVEANTDAELVDIARDDAIGYFDDNKLNI
- a CDS encoding DUF5808 domain-containing protein; the protein is MNKRKWTKEEIEEYRKIHGALFYCNKEDSNFFIPKAYGIGLTVNWANPITWIFILAIILLIVVRKFL
- a CDS encoding DUF3783 domain-containing protein; the protein is MKPTILLFNITDKTKYANILKAAMPLKVRIKKVDREDYLQPIGYLAGKKEIASVPEKYEGSEFDEEMLLISDFTDAMLNQLLNALRKSAVKINFKAVLTQTNEKWNPIQLYEELGKEHEQLNK
- a CDS encoding GNAT family N-acetyltransferase, coding for MKKVYETERLILKVLDKSYAQLVIDYYLRNKSFLEEWEAGKSEEFYTKQYQEVQLANELSNIENKRSFRLWVFKKEDSSRIIGSVGFNNIVWGAFLSCHLGYKLDKDEMNKGYITEAIQKGIEVMFNEFGLHRIEANIMPKNKRSLRVVEKLGFYNEGLAYKYLKMNGKWEDHIHMVLLNDNI
- a CDS encoding diguanylate cyclase domain-containing protein, which encodes MNRQAIRGKIDMLLKEVDKLRFIDSRRAMEISNDALILCKQIDYVLGEKLANFYIANCYYNIGENDSALSLLLDSLHYFVKEELQDLKWMAYNLLGILFLHIGDMDRSMDSHNNALAAAEEIDKGKKYNSEFNSKKSLVRTFNNISENYKELKQYKEALNFCKKAYDIDIEFEYSLSQGIVLLSLGEIYYLMGDYEKADNIAYKSLEYIRKYKYIIAEADAYKLMALTSWRKGNYDKVDEYFHIAMNLNEKEAVPGYYIDSLISYFEYLKEQNRSTEAIEVLTNACNLSIQFKLFEKTSKISIMLSKFYGDLGDYKNSFEYTKLHYDYEELYSETYHTNIINSLNIKKKIQEIEKENNNLQIQRQSLEMLVDKISIISELGQRITSTLNMDLLMEILYSSIKSFMKLSYFAVGLYDEKDFSVKYLYIMDREQRKEPQAVLINEGQTIVGECINSKEIIVINNARKETKRYMDEATFDRMLKYKNNAELNSLMFCPLIINTKVIGVMTVQSEEEEAFNQYYVEMLKSLSAYAAIAINNAMKSKELEDLNQVLLSLAEKDQLTGIANRRRFDDYIENTWNASMEKGDNLALFVIDIDYFKEYNDNYGHLEGDKCLACIAKALSSINIRPYFIARYGGDEFMIVLSKCSSGEAIKFGEFIKTTIAVLNIPHEFSKISDRVTLSIGIACMVPNEDIKLKEFIRQADEQLYVAKKLGKNRVVYRGC
- a CDS encoding CGGC domain-containing protein: MSKIGIINCYNESRTCSSYGCFKAFNNREGSFKNYDSNSEVMCFVHCNGCSEDSVQQVLEKSRIMKNKGVDTIHLSTCIKLKCPLYNKFIEALGKEIDIVGYSHDVD